The genomic interval ATGGTCCCTGGTCTACACCAGGGTACCTGGTCTATACCATGGTCCCTGGTCTACACCAGGGTCCCTGGTCTACACCAGGGTAGCTGGTCTATACCATGGTCCCTGGTCTACACCAGGGTACCTGGTCTACACCGGTTCCCTGGTCTACACCAGGGTACCTGGTCTACACCATGGTCCCTGGTCTACACCAGGGTACCTGGTCTACACCAGGGTTCCTGATGGTGTACACCAGGGTACCTGGTCTACACCATGGTCCCTGGTCTACACCAGGGTACCTGGTCTACACCAGGGTACCTGGTCTACACCAGGGTACCTGGTCTACACCGGTTCCCTGGTCTACACCAGGGTACCTGGTCTACACCAGGGTACCTGGTCTACACCAGGGTACCTGGTCTACACCAGGGTACCTGGTCTACACCGGTTCCCTGGTCTACACAATATTGTACTCGTTGGCCACGCGTTATGTAGGTGGAATATCAGATTGACTGTCAATGTGTAGAGTATGAGGTGAACCAGGGCATTATGTCGCTAGCTAACTATTTGATTTATTCGGTCTAAAACATGGTCAATTAATTGGAAACgataaataaaaattcaaaattattaatcAACATTATTGATTCGACATTCAGTTTTTATCAGTTATTTccgtttttaattaatttaatgaaatcTAATTTAagatgaaaatgtttttaatacaaAACGTTAGATAACCTCCAATTGGCAAACACATACACATTGTTTATAGGCTTGCCATGCTGGTGTCCTCGAGGTAAACTAACATTAATAACTAAATGCGTGTGGTCATATTCACGACAAATCCCTAAAACAAACACGTTTAATGTGATGTATGTAATAGCGTGGGAAAACCTACGCCATCTGATGAGTTTAGTAGACATACAGTCGGATTAGAAGGTTAATTGTTTTCTGTTAATATGATAGCGCCCTTATCcttatatttgaataataatttacagAAATAGGCCTAAGAgcaaaataagaaaacaaacGAGCAACAGAGTCCGTTGGCGTTGGGAGAGGCGGGGGTGTAGGCCTATAGCTGTGAATTAATACAACTTCCTTATTGTAAAAAGTGTTTTTACTTTAtgtgtatttatttgttaaaataaaataaagtatattattgTTTTGCATGACACATAaacacaagtaggcctacatttgcgGTATACCGTGTGACAAACAAAAGTAAGTAAAAGTTGAAAATGTTTCAATGTTCCGCTATAACCGACTTCAGAAATCGGTACCACCTCAGACCATAATGATtacaaatatcattattttagaCAAAACCCATACCTTTATTtaacattcatttattattatcaggAGGCCAAAACTGATATAAGAATTTCATAAAAGTGTGAcccatattttaaattaaagttcTTTATTACCATGTATTTATTCCAATTACCTTGCTGTGTGTCGTCAAACAAACCACCGCCAAACAAAACttcaatttcaatcaatttgCAAATCTTTCTCGGAAACAATTTGAGACAAATTAAACcgtgtttatattataataatgaaatctAGCGACTACATTCCTGTATAcattaaagtaaaaaaatatatcaacaaTTCCTAAATATGTGCGGCTGTACTGTTGACGTAACATGGAACCGTAAACGTGGATTGTGCCGTTATTAACTCAACGAGTGACGAGTACGTACAACAGCAGACAAGTATTACAGCCAGTACAATAACTAGAAGATGCAATGCTGTCGAATCCGTGACGTAATTGCTGAAAGCGAAAATATCATACataaatcaaattttatttcatagattgtaatcaaagggtttatctgtggctgcgacgatcagttccacaccccttaacagacaccgcGCGCCGCGTAGAATGTACATAGTACAGGGTACTCTGTactggtatttgtcgcagccattCATAAGATTAAAGGATTATTACGgcttcctatcttggcaaggcgagctcagtgtcgtgttgttagattgccttgctgtGAGGGCTACGTACCGTTTGTTCATAAGATGTTTCAGGCATAAGAAGAAAACAGAGGGCGCTATAAAAGCACTTGGTATCCACAGGCAAGCACTAACAAGAGACAGCAATGGTCCAAATTGTGGAACAGACTCAGCAAGAAACACATGTCCCGCCAAAATGCTGCTGCGTATAACCACAAGTTGCCATGAAAATCctgtaacaaaaaatatatgttttaccaGGGAACTCTCAGGACTTCTTTCTAACCGTCACAAACGTACTTAGTTTTAGGTAATTTTTCTCTAGAAAGTTTGTCTTTATTGTTTCTCATTTGGTCGAGTTTTCGTTCAAGTTGTTACTTGTCTACTACACTTTTTCCCAGGTGCCTATTTTACGATGTTTGTTCTACGTTACCACTGTCGAAAAATGTTCTCAATTATCTTATTTCTAAATTTATAAccggagctaccctttaaaATAACTTACTCTTGGGTATACCAGCTAGCTCTTCAATTTGCTGACAAAGTGGATTCAGTGTAAATATATATGACATCATAAAATGAACTGCAAGCCCTATACCGGCTATACTTTTGATTGGTCCGTCTGATAATACAAGTAGCAAGTTGTCCGAATCTGGAGTGTAGACAGCGCCTCCGAGAAAATAATAGCTAGAATATACTGGTGAACACAGCAAAACAAGTATACCTGAAATATAacattaagctctgtttacactatcacactaagtgtgatgtgcccgaaTATCGTATTGATATATCATCAAGTTCATATTATGGGTACATCATAAAGTGTGATactgtagtgtagacagagcttagatactttacgaaacacgacggaAACTGGGTGGTGACTATGCGTGTGAGGTATCAAGACGTTGCTTCAtaaatacacaatattattttaataattttttctgtGGGCCATAGAGAGGCCAGGtgtttaaagttaaaaataatgtgCTTTAAGATATtggaaaaaaacaaattttattaattttctggacaaaaaatatttctttcgGTTTTGTTTAGTTACCATTTGTCAGACACGGCACGCGTCAAGTCCCAGCTTAACCCTTCCTtatgcttggttctcactagagacaCAACGACACAATAAAAGCGCAACGTGAGTGACTCTTGGCCAATCACAATAATGGTCcactcacttgcgttgcttcTACCTCGTTGCGTTATAACATCTATAATGGAAACAAGCTATATTGAGTGAAGCGGATTTACATTCACTGTTCCATCCGTAACAATTACTATTAGGGTAGGTTACTCATCTTACCAAGAAAGGCGATGGTTAAGCTGTAGTTGAACTTGGCTGGCTGCCTCATGCAGTTTTGATACAGCGGGTAGCAAGCGTGACCAGAAGTGCTAAAACCGATGGTGGCCCATGCAATTGTTAAGCTAGAAAATGTCACGACGGGTTGTTCCTTTCGTAAACTATCATCGACCGTTCGGCCATCTCGGATGATTTGAGTCATTAATAAACTGAACATGACTAATGATGTTGAGAAAGATACTACAGCACAGAATCTATAGTAGAAAACACGATTTGGTTAAACTCATATACACGGGCTTACAATGCGATGATTTTGAACCTCGGGACCCGCAGTGacttgtttttaaatatgtgttTCTATACAGTAAAGTTGAAGTAGAATTGGGCTATAATACCTTTACATTGGCACGGTGACCAACGCCATACCTGTTCCACCCAAAACCAACATGTAATAACATGATTATGAGATCAtattccgaatatgagcactgtttcaataatttaaaaGTATGATTTTTATGTAATAACAATATACGATTGATCTATACCTAGCTATGCCGCACTTTGTAAAAAAGTTtacgaagtaggcctaccttccCATTATTTTGTTTCCAGTACACAATCCCTATGTTACCGTTTGGTTCTCTATAATGACTATGCGTGTAATATTAATAGTTCAAAATACACGGCAGGGTAGTACGTCTACGGATTGTATGTCTAACATACAAcgagcttggttcccactccATGCAATAACGtaaaacgcaacgcaagtattGCCTTGATTTGACCGATCACAAGCGTTGGATCATCCGAACAGCTGTCGCTTgcgattggtcaactcacttgcattgCAAGTACGCTCCTACGTTGCGTCCAAATAGTATACAagcataataaaaaataagtacaTGCTAAATATTTATGTACAGAAAGCCCcaaatcaattatttaattgtcACGAAAACTGCATCTGTAGATAATAATCCGTAACATGTGCACCATTTTGATTTGATTCGGCTTAATCTAGGTCTGATTCATTTACAAGGGTCTTTTTCTCTAGAAAGAGGCGTCTTTTCCAACTCGGGGGGCTTTTGGACACCGCGAGGTTCGTACCGATATCGAATGTAGTGACATACTATAGCTTATCTGTGTAGAGCAAAATTGAAAATCAGATCTCTGCGGGACCCGAGGTTCATATaacattatataggcctattgtgcAAGCAtgagtctttttttttttacaacacAATCCCTCAGACGTTAGATTGTATTCCATGTAGAGATATTGTACAGTAAAAGCATATACATACTGTGTTTCAACTGGTGTCTTAAGAAGTACTATGGGAAACAAAATCAACGCCACTATGGGAACCCAACTGCAGAAGCTGACGTCAAACCACTGAACCGTGATCAACCGAACATTATCACATATCAAAAGAAATGTTACCAATGAAACGGCAAAGTACATTACTATACAAAGGACATGCATCACTCgtctaaaaaaatacaattatgtatattattagtaAGGTGATGGCGATAGTTACAATCCGTTATGCTTGATTATTAACGAATGACGTAATACATAAAACGGGCATAGATATATGATTGGGTAGAAGATTCGTACTCGGGGTCCAATGCGAGTTACGGAAGTCCAGTAAATACGTGCTATTGTATACTGTACGGTATGTTGTAAGTAAAGTACGAGTGACTCTATACTGATTGTCGTACTTCTCGGCAGAAGGTTATTGACCGACGTCATAGTAAATAGGTATAATTGGTAttctaaaaaacaatttaacaatACTTGCTCTCCGTTTTTGCCGAATGTGACGTAACCAATAACCACGTATGGATGCCGAACCTGTTGTCGGTATTCCGGATACTTCTTGTGAATGATCATCCAGCATTTTGACAGTGTCAATGCAGTGAAATAACCAGTTAATACCAACACCGGCAGAGATATAATTCCGTACCAGCCTGAAAgaaataattgttgttgtttttattataagtGCTGAATATTGTATCCTTTACAATCTTCACTGCATTTGTTAACCCCTTTTCCAacatgtaataggcctacatgcaaTATAACAAACCGTGTTGCATCAGTAACTGGAACCAACATAAGTGAACAGAGCAAAACCGGAACCGATTCGGATCCTAataatatattaggcctacctgATGCAAATATCACTTTGGGTAAAGCAATCATTCCGGATCCGGCTACAAATCCTACCACATAGATAGTGGTTATTGTTATACTCATACCATCCTTGTTCCATAGTCTAGTAGGAAGGaggggttaccgtgcacccccatgatgtatttttttaatgtacatttttgtaatcctgaatatatgtaattaacattttttgatgttCCCAAGACGAAATATTGTCCCATGGGGTTTTTTGGGGGCCATTTtggtggccatcttggatttatcaaaatcataaatatagacGGTACTTGACAAAGACTGATCATAGAGGTctgattttggtcttaaatagttcagaatatgcacatttctatgtactataatgaaaagtttttgttcaaaatggccgtaaatgccacttttgacctttgaccttgtttttacataagggtcatatcttggtaacccctggtcataaagattttatttttgtcttaaattgttcagaatatccatatttatattcgctttaatggaacatatttttgaaatttgaagggaaatataatttttgacctttgacattattgcATAACGATTTTCGCAATAATTtaggttatttttgtattcgaCCTATATCTTGACAACGAGTAATCATAGAGGTTTGATTTTGGTCTtatattgttcagaatatgcactttcctatgtactataataaaacattttcatacaaaatgaccggaaatacgacttttgacctttgacctcgtttttacataagggtcataTCTCGGTGACCAATGGTCATaacgattttatttttgttttaaattgttcggagtatccatatttatattagctttaatgaaacatatttttgaaatttgatggaaaatatcacttttgacctttgacattatttccacccgagggtcatatctcggtaacccctggtcgtaaagactttatttttgtcataaatggttcagaatatccatatttatataaaatttaatgaaacatatttttgaaatttgatggaaaatatcacttttgacctttgacattatttccacccgagggtcatatctcggtaaccccTGTTCGTAaagactttatttttgtcataaattgttcagaatatccatatttatataagatttaatgaaacatatttttgaaagtTGGCAGGAAATACAACTTTTGACCTTTTACCTTGTTTCCACCCgagggtcatatctcggtaacccctggtaataaagactttatttttgtcataaattgttcagaatatccagGAGTGAGGACCTCAATTTTCACAGAATTCTTATATAGTAAGAATGTTtctgttttcaaaataaaactatgtaTATGTAGGTCTACATAACTACTCATTCAAAACCCATTTATCAAGTTACTGCAATAGATGTTCAGTCATCGTCCACCTCAAATTCAATTTCTTGTTCATCATCTTCatactctttcaactccatGGTCGTTTTCTCAACTAGATCAATAAGATGGGCTGAAAGAATAGGACTGCATGACCAGACTGTCCTGTCACCATGCCCTTGTAGTTCATTCATACTAGTGTGATATcttgttttaatgattaaatgACAGTTTGGCACGCCCTACATCAGGACATTTCCAAATAAGAGGAAGTGCCTTCATCTAACCCTCTAAGGTCAAATGTATAGAGGACATATTCCTGATCAACTTCATGATATACAAATTTATGTTTCTGTCAAGCCCCGTCAGACTGAGATTCTGACCGCCGTAAAACGTTTAGAAGCATGCACTGCTGAGATTAGGACATGGAGGGGCTTAAACTTCCTCAAGCTTAATGAAAAGACCGAGGCAATCGTATTTGGAGTGGATTTGCGTGTTCAATTTAAGATCCTGCTGGTGCTCCGATGCATAAATAGTTGCGCTCTCAAATACCTCTCAGAATGATCGACAATCAATAAGAGAAAGCGAGAACTAAGATCTAGTCATCAGGTGCCACTGGACATTCAGAGGCgcaaacatagttggggagaCCGGACTTTCAGTATTGCTGGACCTACAGTAGGTTCTGGAACCACATATCTttgaacattaaacaaacatcaTTATTGAGCACCTTTAAGccactactcaaaactcacattttctgatatttttggTAGCACCCCATGAGCAATGACTGTTGGAATGGCTGTAGTAAATGGCTGTAGACAGGCAGCCCAGatacatttggttagatgagctaggtaccaatatctgactatttaagtGTGTTAATTGGAGGTCACTTGAAGTCAATGTAAATGGaagtctgccgggtaccccctgctgcgtctaTACCGGGGGACACAAAAGGTGCTAACAAATCGGCACCAATTAGATGAGATagataccacctaatttcaCCACTATGGGATGCCCATTTGCATCCTATATACCAATATCATATCACCAAACATTTTGTCCTCTGCAATAGGCCCACCAGACCCTCCCCCCACCCCGAGGGAGGGCCTACAAATGGTGATAGCATAGctgagtgaggtaccactcaaaattaatgccaaatgaacaagttgtgttcatacaatactaaatgggtAACGccagactaattgtctgctgcaccgcaagtgccagacaccctaaagttcgactagagaACCCCCTTCCCACAAATGGCCTagattagatattgtagataccaccagcagccaatgttatatgatttagcacattgtaagaaataccaaatgacctattacagactatctgtacactgccttggccctggcagacccctctaaagttcaaCTAGAGACCCCCCTTCCCAAAAATGGCCTagattagatattgtagataccaccagtagccaatgttatatgatttagcacatagtaagaaataccaaatgacctattacagactatctgtacactgccttggccctggcagacccctctaaagttcgactaaCGACCCCCTTCTCCCAACTAgcctagcttagatattgtagatatcACCAGCAATCAATGCCAACATTAAAAGTCTTTCGGAGATTATGGCCTTGTGAGAAACACTCATTCactaaatataaaaatttgGGTCCGATATTGGTCTTTACGTTCTTGCTGTGAACCAAATGATGTTTCTGTTTCGGGTTTTCTTTTTGTTTGCTTGTTCAGGTGTAGCTCATGTTCATATCCATTATTTCTAAGTGCTTCTTGGTACTGAGGTATTGCTGCATTAAACAAATTTTCATCGGATGAGATGTTTGAGAGTCGTTTATTTATTGCTAGTGGTATATTGCGTAATTGGTGGCCGATGATTACTTTCACGATGTACATATAATGGCGTATTGTTTGGTTTGGTGTATATGGGTGGAAGGTACCTGTCCTCAGATCGAGTGTTATGTCAAGAATACCATCCACCTGTAAAATACAATTATCCCCTTTTCTTTCCCTaaattttccattatttaatgAAGAATAGAATTTGATTAGAATGTATTTTTGTAGCCGTCTATCAGTACTGTTTCCAAAATAAATTAAGATTATGATGATGTTgacattaattttgttattgtctCTTCCAATTGGACAATAAACACATTCTATTGGATAAAAGTTGTTTGCAGACCTAAAAGTAGCCacctttaattatgaataattatgtaatgaaaCGTGTTATCagacacttttttttaattatttatcagATACTTTTTTCTAATTTGAGAATTGTTAAGAATTCTCGCattatatgtaaattatatttaaataggggtcaaaggtaaaaaatgacatttattgTCGGTTTTTGAGGATAAATCCTCATTAGAGTGGATAGCATGTATATTCAAAAGTTTTTTATAAAGTCTGTAATTTTCCCTTTTTCTCAGcatgttgttattttatttacatcttttaaatttatttttactttaaaacagaaaaaattCTTACTGTATGAGAATTCTGTGGAAGGTGTTAAATGTGACAATTGatagtaacatttataatcattgttttaaataaatattcattagagtggatagaaatatgtatgttttgaacaatcttagacaaaaaatatttgttaccgAGATATGGCCCTCACGTGAAAACAAGGTCAAaagttgtatttcattaaatgttatataaatatggatattctaaacaatttatgacaaaaataaagtctttatgaccaggggttaccgagatatgaccctcGGGTGGAAACAAGGTAAAAGGTCAAAAGTTTTATTTCCTGCCAactttcaaaaatatgtttcattaaatcttatataaatatggatattctgaacaatttatgacaaaaaaataaagtctttatgaccaggggttaccgagatatgaccctcgggtggaaataatgtcaaaggtcaaaagtgatattttccatcaaatttcaaaaatatgtttcattaaatcttatataaatatggatattctgaacaatttatgacaaaaataaagtctttacgaccaggggttaccgagatatgaccctcgggtggaaataatgtcaaaggtcaaaagtgatattttccatcaaatttcaaaaatatgtttcattaaagctaatataaatatggatactccgaacaatttaaaacaaaaataaaatcgttATGACCATttgttaccgagatatgacccttatgtaaaaacGAGGTCGAAGGTCAAAAGtcgtatttccggtcattttgtatgaaaatgttttattatagtacataggaaagtgcatattctgaacaatataAGACCAAAATCAAACCTCTATGATCACTCGTTGTCAAGATATAGGtcgaatacaaaaataacctaAATTATTGCGAAAATCGTTATgcaataatgtcaaaggtcaaaaatgatatttcccttcaaatttcaaaaatatgttccattaaagcgaatataaatatggatattctgaacaatttaagacaaaaataaaatctttatgaccaggggttaccaagatatgaccgttatgtaaaaacaaggtcaaaggtcaaaagtggcATTTACGGCcatttttaacaaaaacttttcattatagtacatagaaatgtgcatattctgaacaatttaagaccaaaatcagACCTCTATGATCAGTCTTCGTCAAGTACCgtctatatttatgattttgataaatccaagatggccaccaAAATGGCCCCCAAAAAACCCCATGGGACAATATTTCGTCTTGGGaacatcaaaaaatgttaattacatatattcaggattacaaaaatgtacattaaaaaaatacatcatgggggtgcacggtaacccctCCTTCCTACCCTACTACCATGCCTTATCATTCTAGTATAatacaacaattttaaattaggCCCGAAAGGTTAGAGCTACATTCAGACGGCGCCATTCaacaattatacaatttttagcGCCTTTTCCGTTTCGTAAACCATGGAAAAATAAGTATGTAAAACGGATCAAAATATAAATGTGCTCAATTCGAAGCCTCGTGTCCTCATGATCCCGATACCAACGTCAATTTGGTCAAGGAGTTTTAACTCCTTGGTTTGTGGCCAGCATGGAAGAACACAGAGAGTatagattttttaaatgtgtatgCTGTAATTATTAACAGTTAGTTAATTATCATACAATAGTTGGCAATGATAAGTAGGAAGATCAGAATTCCCCCTGTAACGTTCTGTTCTTTGTACaggttttgttttaaaataataatactgaaaATCGTATTTGATATAATGTATACTGATTTCATTTATCAGTGGAAATCATCATTATTTGTCATTTGCATAATATGCTTAGAAGGCCCCGAGTCATTCCCAGGCGTACAATAATATACAGTGAAGTTGCTGAACCGAATGTTTGTACGAGATATTATGGACCAATTTTAAAGGATTGGTTGGTAGGCCCGTTTCATTTCAGGTAGGTATTTACGAAAACGAACATGTATTTATGAACAATTGCGAAATAAAAACGTTAGCTCCAAAATAGTGTTTTTAACGTTAATTTGTTCTTATTGAGAGTGGAATTGTTAGCCCATTTAGATTGAATACATTGAAGCCTACTTACTTGTAGGCCTGCCGTCTCTTCCCTTTCCAACAAACATTGAGTTTCACCATTGTCCATAGAATTCCCACTGTCCATTGAACACTTCATAGATTCAGAGCCTGTAGATAAAGATCCAATTGAGATATCGCCATTTTTTAACATCCCGAAGTATTAAAATAATCAGAGCACTTCAGACTATCATATGTGCATGTTACCGctaattttaattaaagaaaaatGACGTGATATATTAATGATTTACGACTTTCGTGGAATATATACTGGTTGTCGGCAAAGTTGATGGGATGGGTTTTTTCCATACGTTTTATTTATTACAGAAACGTACAGCATTGAGGGCCAAACCCATAACGTGTAATTATTAAGGCCTATTCTTAAATtagatttttgttttgttttttatagaTGCTTTATTGGATTAAGACactcataattattatatagttgGTATGGAGTACTGAGatacattttgataaataacactacttgttttatttaaagtagGGCCTAATATTCTCATTTTATTTTGACGCTTGCAGTTGTAGTTACTGTCGTGAGTAATGCAATGCATGACTATTTGAATACCCGGTGCAAGTTTTTGTAAATTCATTTCATGCATTCAATCTTTATTTCGGAATCTAGTCAGTAGAAAATAACACTACGAAAATATAAATCGtgggtttttgttttttacgtTTTCCAataaaaatactattaattactaccTTTTTAAGGCCTcctcaattttaaaacaatgagTGTGATTTCTATGAGTAATTGTTCACAAATGTTTAGGAGTTGTTTTATTTCAagaataaacttattttatgggtatattattatatcactcAACGGGCTATAAAAGCTAATTACTCAATAAATCTATTACATTATCTAGTTGAAGGGTTTT from Antedon mediterranea chromosome 5, ecAntMedi1.1, whole genome shotgun sequence carries:
- the LOC140049007 gene encoding uncharacterized protein, with protein sequence MSITITTIYVVGFVAGSGMIALPKVIFASGWYGIISLPVLVLTGYFTALTLSKCWMIIHKKYPEYRQQVRHPYVVIGYVTFGKNGERVMHVLCIVMYFAVSLVTFLLICDNVRLITVQWFDVSFCSWVPIVALILFPIVLLKTPVETQFCAVVSFSTSLVMFSLLMTQIIRDGRTVDDSLRKEQPVVTFSSLTIAWATIGFSTSGHACYPLYQNCMRQPAKFNYSLTIAFLGILVLLCSPVYSSYYFLGGAVYTPDSDNLLLVLSDGPIKSIAGIGLAVHFMMSYIFTLNPLCQQIEELAGIPKRFSWQLVVIRSSILAGHVFLAESVPQFGPLLSLVSACLWIPSAFIAPSVFFLCLKHLMNKRNYVTDSTALHLLVIVLAVILVCCCTYSSLVELITAQSTFTVPCYVNSTAAHI